AGGACATTTCCTTTTGAAGTCCATAGACTTATAGATTCTCTGGACTTGTTGAAAGTACATGAAAAATTTTGTTTAGATGTGTGAGTGTGTCCTTCTTGGAAATAAAGGCCACAGTTTAACAGAGTATTATGGGGGCCAGTGGCTAACCTAAAAAATTGTAGATTCTTTTCCCTGCAATGCTAAAGGTTGACTATCTTTTGCAGGTGACCAAATTTTTGTGGATGTTTTTGTTCTCTgagtattattacattttttttgcaGTCTGCTAACAGAGGAGGATAACCAggcacctggggagggggtgtcttTCCGAGGTATGTCCCCCATGAAGTTTTCCTGGAGGCTCTGTGACCCTTTTCGGGTTCCTCCCtagatgggggtggggtgccaTCTGCAGCTGGGAAGCAGGTTTATTTTATGGTCTCTCAGGCTTCAGGGGTCTCTTCCTCACTTGAAAGACTAGTTTCTGCGGATTTTCTGAAGTTAAAGTCACTCTCTCCAGGTGTTAGTTAAAAACCTCGTGGTGCAACCCAGCCGTCCCCACCTTCCTAGGCCCCAACCCCgaggcggtgggggcggggagcgggtgGGAGCCGCTTCCGCTCCTCCAGCCCGCCAGAGGGCGCTGCGGCCCCGCCTCGTCCTTCTCGAGGTGCTTTGCGCCGGGACCCTTCCGCGTGGATGAGTGAATGTGAGAGTCAGCGTCGCGCCGCGCTCGCCGTGCGCCGCCGCCGCTCCGCGCCCTTATTTCGGCTGCGAGGGGCGGGCGCGCGCGCGCGTAAAGGCATAGAGACGGGCGTTGCGTTCTGGGGCTAGAGCGTCGCCGAGTCGGAGCCGGAGCCCGAGCCGCGCGCTGTGTCTCCGCTGCGTCCGCCGAGGCCCCCGAGTGTCAGGGACAAAAGCCGCCGTCGCGCCGCCTGCTCCCGCCGCCGGAGCTTATCCGCCGCCGCCGACACTCTGAAGAGAGTCCGCCGCCGTCGCTACCTGTGAGGATCCGAGAGCCATGTCGGCTAGCAGCCTCTTGGAGCAGGTACAGGCCCGGCCCGCATGCCTCGGCCATTGTGTGAGGAGAGAGGGAGCCCGACTAGGCCCGGGCCCGCCACCCCCGGTCGGGCCGAGCCGAGGCGGCGCCTCTCGCGGGCCAGGTTTCGGGCCTCTCAGGCCGGCCGCGCCCTGCGCCTCGCCCTCAGCCCGCTCTTCCCGCTTCTTCCCGGCCCTCGGCGCCCAACGCCCGCTCCGGCTGTCCTTCTCGGCGGGCCTCGTTTTTCCCCttgttcccttccccttccttgaAGCCCTGGTGCCCTCGCGTTGCCTCCGGCGCGTCCCCCCGCTTTCTCCCCGCGAGCCCCGCCGGCCTAGCGCTCTTCCCCGCCTCCCGTTTACAGTCTCCCCCTCTCACTGCCATTCCTGACGCCTACCCTCGGGCCTgctcctttattcccttctcGGTCCGGCTTTAATTTGTCTTCCCTTTCCCATTTCTTCCTCGGACAATTGCTGCTCGGCGACGTTCCCTGTGCCCGCAGAGACCAAAAGGTCAAGGAAACAAAGGTGAGCTCAGCTTGGCCGGTGGccccgggccgggcggggggcgcCGAGCCGTGGGGGCGGGGTCTCCGGGAAGCGCCCGGAGGCGCGGATCTTTGGGAAGCCCTTGGTTCGCAGGTGCCTCACACTTAAGTATTTGACCCTTTCGGCGTGTTCTTGCAGCTGGCGATCAGCTTTTTAGCGAACAAGGAGTAATTCATTAAGGGTGGGGGTGGATTCTGTTTTGAAATGTCTCAGGTCCTTAGTTTCCTGTATGTCTTAgaaggcctttgtttttcatcctCGTGGATCACACTCTGGAAGTACTCACATGTGACCGGGGTTGGGGGGGAGCGGGAGGACGTTGAGATCTAGAGGAGCCAGTAAAATGACCTTTTTGGACCAACTTGCTCTGCGCGAGGGAGACATTTTTACTAATACTGCACACTGTTGACTCTTATCCTTACTCTTTCGAAATTCAAACTTAGTTTCTCTGGTTATGATATATTTGATTAATTTGGGAGGGAGATTGTATGATTGAGACactcataattttaatttttccctttagtACAAAATGGATCTGTACATCAAAAGGATGGATTAAATGATGATGATTTTGAACCTTACTTAAGTCCACAGGCAAGACCCGTGAGTACTTAACCATTTACATTCCTGATCAAAGGGTATATaccattctttctcttccctaTGAATAAGTTGCATTTTCAGGGGTGACTTTCTTCTAGTAGGGTGTTATAAAAAGTTGTTACAAGTGTTAATAGACTGTTCAGATTTCCGTCTTTTGTCAGCAGACATTTGTGCTCTGAGACTAGTTCTGATGACATTTTACAGTGCATTAGTGTTAACACCTGTTTGAGTAATTCTGTTTtaccaagaatatacaatgcCAAACTTAATCCTTTCCAGTTTAAATATTCTGAATTTTCATCCTCcaaacctttttttccccctccctgaaAATTGGTTTCACATGTCATggaaaaaactaattaaaaaatcacCTTAACTGGACTCAGTACTGCAGAACTGGGTATTCTTCCTTTGTGGTCACTAAAGTTAGTGGAGTCTTAGAACTATTTTGGAGttatatacttgttttttaaGTTGAACTATATCTACATTTATAGAGACCAGCTTTGTAGTTAACCTTTGGATTCTCACGTAAGGGAGCTATATGATTTACAAAATggagttaaaagaaaataaaatactgtttacCACAGGTTAACATCCAGAATGATTGAGGTTTTTGCAATGTAGTCTATCTTGTAATGTGAAGATAGTTGCTTAGAGGTACATATGAAACTACTTTAATGTGGCAGTtcttttgtataaatattttctttctcaaagacATAGTTACAAAGTTGTAGCCAGCAAAGCTCTCAGATTAataaaccaaaaggaaaataGGCAATAACTCAACCAAAATTTTCTAAAAGCAGCAGCTTATGGAACACTTACATAAATTCTGAACAGATGCTGTAGGATAGGTGTAACAGCGTAGGATAACTTGATGTATTAGTATATGTCCATATTTGGATGTAATTCTCACATAAAACTTTTAGATTCTTTGTGTAAAATTTTCTGTATTGAATATATAGAAACCACTTAAACCAATGATTGGAAAAAAGTTTTTGCAGAAAACAACCAGTTAATCAGGAAAAGTAGGGAAGGAAGTAGAGGAATGAACTATTAATAGGTTCCTGCTATTGAAGTAGTTTGCTTACATAATCTTTATAACAGGGAGAGTTGGAGCATTTGGAAATATAATTCTAAGTAGTTCTTGTGAAACATTGTGTAATTGAGATTTTTGAGCTCAGAGGCATGTGGGAACCTGCTGATTCAGGTGTAGAATTCAGCTATATAATGGCATAACCTGTGGTATTaagtgcttatttttttcttaaataagctaaagcttaaatgtctttatttttaaaatattgggggGATAGAAATCTGGTTGAATAGAAAACCTGAGAATCTTTGTCCATGGTACTTTATCTTCAAGAGTAATTCATCTactttttaatcagtttttcatcattttatgttGGAGTAATCCTTCAGGCTTAACCCAGTCATTATAGATTGAATTTTTTATACATAATGGATTTGGGTTTGTTAAGGTATTAACACTGTCTTTGAGAGATACTCTTAATTTTAAGAGAAGTCTTTGAaaagacaggttttttttttgttttgttttaaggaaaattcAGATTGGCAGAGAAAAGCTCTGCTATTCAGATCACATTAGTGGAAACATTTAATCTTCGAGATGTGTTTTAGTGGCTAGGGAGAGGCACTGAACTTTGGTAATACAAATTTAAGGCCTAAGATAATGGTGGTCATCCaagtctcttaaaaataaaattctgtattttgattAGTTTTAATGGCTTCTTATATATCAGAGCTATTTTGAAGTTAGGGTAAAGTATTCTGTTAAGTTGAGCTGCATCTACACCTATAGAGACCAATTTTGTATATCTCTAACTTCTCATTTTAAGGGACTATATTGTGAGCTATAGGAtttattaaaaaagtgaaaataccTTCAGCACAAACTAATGTAAGGTCAAGAATGATTGAGGATTTTTGCTGCGTAATCTCCCTTTTAACATGAAGAATAGTTGTATATGAGTTTATAATTCTGGTTACTCTTCACGatgattccttttttaaaggtAATGGACTGTGTGGTGTCTTTAGAATTATAGTCCTGTTTTTAATGGAAAAGTTAGTTGTGCATTTTAGCTTGTAGCCATTTGTTTTATAGGAGAAGCAGAACAGGTAGCaacattttttctagttttaaatcCTCTCGAGGCTACTGTATATTTCCTTTCTAGGTTATAATTAAATAGTGACATCTGTTGATGTTCCCAGATAGTTTGCCAAGAGGCTACCACTGTAAACTAGATGTAGtgaaccttgttttttttttttacataatcatATTTGACATATACTaaaatgtctttgtgtatttttatattttgataattgaaaataaattcacacacCAGTATTTTAACATAGCAAAGATTTATGAACATACATAAAATCATGCCatataaatgttaactataatAAGATTTAAGAAGTTTTCTTGACACACAGACGCTATGTTCTTTAAATACAGTGGTAGAACTTGGCTTTTTGGTTTATGGTTGACGGCTACACAGATTTTTGGGATATAATTTGAAAtttccagttttgtttgttttattgttgtatCTATTATAGTATGGTTTTAATAGGAAACTTTCTTGAACACTCCTTTGTTTTGCCAAAATTCCCTCTCAAGTCCAAAGATAGTGGTTTTCATAAAAGCATCATCTCAACACTTACAAAGCAAGACTGTTGTCAAGGTGctggatttttcccttttctgaattGTGGTGCTAAAGTTAAGGCCCACATTAACTATGTGTAAGTTaaactttaaatgtttaaacattaCAATTAAAccaaaatttcttaaaagaagaaGCAAGTTTATGGGACAAGACCATCTGAAATGGTCACTCTACTTTTTTATAATAATGGATGAAGCATTTGAATTGTTTGAATAATTGAGAGAAGAAATGTcctgattgttttatttatttttatgtgtagtgtttatttgctttttttttttccttccacagaATAATGCATATACTGCTATGTCAGATTCCTACTTACCCAGTTACTACAGTCCCTCCATTGGCTTCTCCTATTCTTTGGGTGAAGCTGCTTGGTCTACAGGGGGTGACACAGCGATGCCCTATCTAACATCTTATGGACAACTGAGCAACGGAGAGCCTCACTTCCTACCAGATGCAATGTTTGGACAACCAGGAGCCCTTGGTAGCACTCCATTTCTTGGTCAGCATGGTTTTAATTTCTTTCCCAGTGGCATTGACTTCTCAGCTTGGGGAAATAACAGTTCTCAGGGACAGTCTACTCAGAGCTCTGGATACAGTAGCAATTATGCTTATGCACCTAGCTCCTTAGGTGGAGCCATGATTGATGGACAGTCAGCTTTTGCCAGTGATACCCTCAATAAAGCTCCTGGCATGAATACTATAGACCAAGGGATGGCAGCACTGAAGTTGGGTAGCACAGAAGTTGCAAGCAGTGTTCCAAAAGTTGTAGGCTCTGCTGTTGGTAGTGGGTCCATTACTAGTAACATCGTGGCTTCTAATAGTTTGCCTCCAGCTACCATTGCTCCTCCAAAACCAGCATCTTGGGCTGATATAGCTAGCAAGCCTGCTAAACAACAACCTAAGTTGAAGACCAAGAATGGCATTGCAGGGTCAAGTCTTCCACCACCCCCAATAAAGCATAACATGGATATTGGAACTTGGGATAACAAGGGTCCTGTGGCAAAAGCCCCCTCACAGGCTTTGGTTCAGAACATAGGTCAGCAGCCAACCCAGGGGTCTCCCCAACCTGTAGGTCAGCAGGCTAACACTAGCCCACCAGTGGCTCAGGCATCAGTAGGGCAACAGACACAGCCattgcccccacctccaccacagcCTGCCCAGCTCTCAGTCCAGCAACAGGCAGCTCAGCCAACCCGCTGGGTAGCACCTCGGAACCGTGGCAGTGGGTTCGGTCATAATGGGGTGGATGGTAATGGAGTAGGACAGTCTCAGGCTGGATCTGGATCTACTCCTTCAGAACCTCACCCAGTGTTGGAGAAGCTACGGTCCATTAATAACTATAACCCCAAGGATTTTGACTGGAATCTGAAACATGGCCGGGTTTTCATCATTAAGAGCTACTCTGAGGACGATATCCACCGTTCCATTAAGTATAATATCTGGTGCAGCACAGAGCATGGTAACAAGAGACTGGATGCTGCCTATCGCTCCATG
This Phyllostomus discolor isolate MPI-MPIP mPhyDis1 chromosome 5, mPhyDis1.pri.v3, whole genome shotgun sequence DNA region includes the following protein-coding sequences:
- the YTHDF2 gene encoding YTH domain-containing family protein 2 isoform X1, which gives rise to MSASSLLEQRPKGQGNKVQNGSVHQKDGLNDDDFEPYLSPQARPNNAYTAMSDSYLPSYYSPSIGFSYSLGEAAWSTGGDTAMPYLTSYGQLSNGEPHFLPDAMFGQPGALGSTPFLGQHGFNFFPSGIDFSAWGNNSSQGQSTQSSGYSSNYAYAPSSLGGAMIDGQSAFASDTLNKAPGMNTIDQGMAALKLGSTEVASSVPKVVGSAVGSGSITSNIVASNSLPPATIAPPKPASWADIASKPAKQQPKLKTKNGIAGSSLPPPPIKHNMDIGTWDNKGPVAKAPSQALVQNIGQQPTQGSPQPVGQQANTSPPVAQASVGQQTQPLPPPPPQPAQLSVQQQAAQPTRWVAPRNRGSGFGHNGVDGNGVGQSQAGSGSTPSEPHPVLEKLRSINNYNPKDFDWNLKHGRVFIIKSYSEDDIHRSIKYNIWCSTEHGNKRLDAAYRSMNGKGPVYLLFSVNGSGHFCGVAEMKSAVDYNTCAGVWSQDKWKGRFDVRWIFVKDVPNSQLRHIRLENNENKPVTNSRDTQEVPLEKAKQVLKIIASYKHTTSIFDDFSHYEKRQEEEESVKKVTSLPLRLLVGKRGRN
- the YTHDF2 gene encoding YTH domain-containing family protein 2 isoform X2, which produces MSASSLLEQRPKGQGNKVQNGSVHQKDGLNDDDFEPYLSPQARPNNAYTAMSDSYLPSYYSPSIGFSYSLGEAAWSTGGDTAMPYLTSYGQLSNGEPHFLPDAMFGQPGALGSTPFLGQHGFNFFPSGIDFSAWGNNSSQGQSTQSSGYSSNYAYAPSSLGGAMIDGQSAFASDTLNKAPGMNTIDQGMAALKLGSTEVASSVPKVVGSAVGSGSITSNIVASNSLPPATIAPPKPASWADIASKPAKQQPKLKTKNGIAGSSLPPPPIKHNMDIGTWDNKGPVAKAPSQALVQNIGQQPTQGSPQPVGQQANTSPPVAQASVGQQTQPLPPPPPQPAQLSVQQQAAQPTRWVAPRNRGSGFGHNGVDGNGVGQSQAGSGSTPSEPHPVLEKLRSINNYNPKDFDWNLKHGRVFIIKSYSEDDIHRSIKYNIWCSTEHGNKRLDAAYRSMNGKGPVYLLFSVNGSGHFCGVAEMKSAVDYNTCAGVWSQDKWKGRFDVRWIFVKDVPNSQLRHIRLENNENKPVTNSRDTQEVPLEKAKQVLKIIASYKHTTSIFDDFSHYEKRQEEEESVKKERQGRGK